The Longimicrobium sp. genomic sequence GCGCACGCGGGCGGTCTGGCCGTCGGCGCGCTGCTGGGCGCCCTTCTCGTCCCCACGACGCGCGCCCATCCGCGGTGGGTCGCCGGCCGCGCCGTGCAGGCAGCAGGCATAGCCGCCATGATCGTGCTCGCATTAGGCTGCGCATGGACGCTGGTGCTGGTGCTGCTTCCTATTCTCTGAACAGCGGGGCTCACGCGGAGACGCGGAGGCGCGGGAGAACTGCAACTGCATGGCTCACACAGAGACACAGAGACACAGAGGAAGAACTGCAAAAGGGGTTCTCTGTGGCTTGCAGTTCCCTCTGTGTTCTCTGTGTGAGGCTTTTTCTGTTGTTCTTTCCCCGCGTCTCCGCGTCTCCGCGTGAGGCTTTTGGGGATGCCGGCGATAGCGAGGCGGTTGGTCTCGGGAGCCGACTGCGTTATACTGAAGGTGCGGCCCGCGGGTGCGGCCGCAGCGGTAGCACAGATCAGCCAAGTGCTTTCGCCGTTCCATGTTGTCCCCGAACGGCAACCCTGACATGAGATACGCCACTCACATCATCCGGGCGACGTGCGCGGCCCTGCTGGCCTTCGCCGCGCCCGCCAGCGCCCAGGACGGCGCGCGCGCCGGCGAAGACACCTCGCGCGTCGCCGCCAACACGGACGCGGGCAGCCGCCCGCGCGGGCTGGTGACCACCGACGAGCTGATCGCGGACCGCCTGCGCCGCATGGGCGTGGTGAACCCCGACCCGGCGCCGCGCCGCCCCACCTCGCGCGCCGACTCGCTCGCCTGGGAGCGCCACCGCCGCGCCGCCAACAACGCCACGGGGCGCCGCATCGTCATCTCCATCTTCGACCGGCGCCTGTGGCTCATCGACGGCGCGGACACGCTCCTCTCCGCCCCCGCCGGGGTCGGGATGGGGATGGTGAAGAGCACCGGCGGGCGGCTGATCGACTTCTCCACGCCGCGCGGGCGCCGCACCGTCATCAAGATGGAGGAGGACCCGCTCTGGATTCCGCCGGACTGGCACTACCAGTCGATGGCGGACCGGGTGCGGCAGTTTCCCGACGGCGGGGTAGCGCTCAAGGACGGCGGGCGCGTCATACGGCGCGGCGTGAACCTGGGCATCCTCAAGGACGGCGAGTTCGAGATCCTTCCGCAGGAGCACCCGCTGATGTGGGACGGGATCATGTACATCCCGCCCTTTGGCACCATCAACCGGCGCGTGCCTGAGGTGCTGGGGAAGTTCAAGCTGGACACGGGCGACGGGTATTTCATCCACGGCACCAACGACCCCATCGCCATCGGCTTCCCCGCCACCCACGGCTGCATCCGCCTGGACGAGGAGCCGCTCACCTTCCTGTACGAGAACACGACGGTCGGGACGCCGGTCTACATCTACTGATCGGGCGGGTTGGGTGATGGCGAAGGCGAAGGCCCCCGCGGAATGCCGCGGGGGCCTTTGTATTTCCTGGGGGGCACGGCCGGGCAGGGGGCCGGCGGTTGAAACCGCTGCAACAACCGCGGGAAGCCTGCCTTCGCAGGCTTGGGTTGGGCTCGGTGTGGGCCGCGGGGACGGGTGCGGCGGGTGGGGGCGACGGGGGATGGTCGCCGGGGGTGGGCCGCCGGGCGAGGACGCCGGGGGGTAAAATCCCCCGGCTGAAACCACGCGAAGACGGCTGAAGCCGCCCCAAGAGGCGCGGCATCCTCGCCGTTTTATGTCATCCTGAGCGACGCGCTGCTCCGTACTTGCCTCGTCGCCGGACTCTGGCGCGGAGCGAAGGATCTACTGCGCGTTCCGAGGGGGGCGGGCGTGAGGCGCGATGGTCGGCCCGCCCCGGCCAGTCAGCGGAGCCCGATCTGCATGCGGGTGGTCAGGCGGCCGTCGCGGAAGCTGGCGGTCATCAGCGTTCCCAGCGAGGCGCCCTTCCAGCTGTAGCCCTCGCTCATCGTCCCCATGATGTCCGTGAAGCCGGTGAAGTTGCCCGGGCCGCCCATGATGCGCGACACCTCCTCGAGCGTCATCCCTTCCTGCACCTGGTTGTACTTCGCCAGCGTGGCGGTGCGGGCGGAGGCGGGCTGGCTGTCGAGCCCCGCCTGCAGCGTCTGCAGCGCGCGGTCGTCCATGAAGGTCACGATCATGAACTCGGCGCCGCGCTGCCATTTGTAGCCGGCCGAGCGGTGGGCGCCCATGTCCGTGCTCGACGTCTGCGTGCCCGCGAAGCCGACGAGGGCGTTCACCTCCTCCAGCGACATCCCCGGGCGGATGGCGCGGAAGGCGGCCGCCGTCAGGCCCAGCCGCTGCGGCGTGGCGGCGCGGGGAGCGGCGGAGGCCGCCAGCCAGTCGCGGTAGCGGCGCGTGTGCGACTCGAAGGCGACGCGGCCCTCGCGGTTCACCTCCACCACGATCTCCGTGCCGGCGGCGTCCGTCCAGCGATAGCGCGCCTCGCCCTGGCCGGCGCGCACCGCTTCGCACAGCCCCGTGCCGGCGTCGTTGCGCTCGGTGATGGAGGGGGTGAGCCCCGGGTAGGAGCGCTGGAACTGCGAGAGGAGCTGCCGGAACTGGAGCTCGCAGGCCGCGCCGGTGACGCTCGCGGCGGACAACGCCTCCACCTGCACGAAGCCGTGCTGGTCGTGCACCGCCACCGTCCACGTCTCCATCCCCATCCAGGGGAGGAAGCTCAGACGCGTGACGCCGTTCTCGCGCTTCACGGCCAGGGGCTGCTCACGCCAGTGCGCCGCGACCTGCGCGGCGGTGGCGCCCCACTTCAGCTCCGAGAACTCGGCGGGGTTGAGGCCCTCGATCACGTTCTGGGCGTGGGCGGGCGCGGCGAGGACACCGGCAAGGATGGCGGCGGAAAGCAGCTTCTTCATCGCGTGGAATCGGGGGAGAATGGACGCGAAAGCGCCCGCTGGGAAGCGGGCGCGATGTGATGGTGCGACAAGAAGATACAAACGTTCCCGGCGGGCCGGAAGTGGGGGTCCGGTTCCCGGGCGGGAACACCGCCGCGGCGCAGGCGGGCCGCGGCGGTGCCCGGTCACGCCATCGGGTGGCGGTGCGAGGCGGAGTAGCGGCCGGTGACGTGGTGCTCCAGCTGCCGCTCGATGTCGTTGAGCAGCGACGAGGCGCCGAAGCGGAAGCGGTCCGCCTCCAGCCAGCGGCGGCCCAGCTCCTCCTTCATCATCATCAGCCAGTCCAGCGACTGCTTGGCCGTCTTGATACCGCCGGCCGGCTTGAAGCCCACCTCGTGCCCCGTGCGGTCGCGGTACTCGCGGATGCAGCGCGCCATCACCAGCCCCACCGGGAGCTCCGCGTTGCGCGACTCCTTGCCCGTGGAGGTCTTGATGAAGTCCGCGCCCGCCATCATCGCCACCACCGATGCGCGCGCCACGTTGCGCAGCGTCGCCAGCTCGCCGGTGGCCAGGATCGCCTTGAGGTGCGCGGCGCCGCACGCCTCGCGGAACGCCTTCACCTCGTCGTACAGCGCCTGCCAGTTCCCCGTGAGCACGTGCTCGCGGGTGATGACGATGTCGATCTCCTCCGCCCCGTCCGCCACGGACGCGTGGATCTCCTCCACGCGCTGCTTGAAGGGCGAGAGCCCCGCCGGGAAACCGGTGGAGACCGCCGCGACCGGGATTCCCGAGCCGCTCAGTGCCTCCACCGCCGTCGCCACGAAGCGGTGGTAGACGCACACCGCGCCGCAGCGGATGGTGAGCTCCTCCGCGCCGAGCGCGCCCAGCAGGTCGGGGCGCAGCGGCTGGCGGGCCTTGGCGCACAGGCGCCGCACCGTCCCCGGCGTGTCGTCGCCCGAGAGGGTGGTGAGGTCCATCAGGGTGATGGCGCGCAGGAGCCACGCCGCCTGCCACTGCTTCTTGACCGTGCGCCGCCCCGGCAGGGTGGATGCGCGCCGCTCCACCGCGCTGCGGTTCACCCGCACGGAGCTGACCCAGTCCAGGTCCAGCGGCACGCCGGGGTTGCGCCCCTCTTCTTCCACGGTGTGCGAGGCGCCGGTGGGTACGGCGACGAGTCGGGAGGGTTGCGTTGCCATGGCGTAGCGCGTCTCGTTCGTGGTGCGGCGCCTTGAGTGCGGCGCGGGCGGAGCTCTCCCGCCGGTCTCCACAAGATACCGCCGCTCCCGCCCCGCCGCCAACCTCGCGCGCGAGGCGCCGCGGCGGAACACGCTTGCGCCTCCAAAGCGGACGACAAACGAAAAGCTGGCTAAAGTCTGTCCGGGGCTTCATTTTGTGGGAGGGTGGCGATCCCACGCCGACCCGCAGTTCCCGCCCGTGCACTCCCCCACCTTCAGGTCCGGTAAGACGATGCGATTCGCCACCTCCGCCACGCGGCGCGCCCTGCTGTGCGCGGCCGTGCTCTGCAGCCTTCCCGCCGCGCTCGCGGCACAGCCCGGCACGGCCATCCGCGCCGGGCAGACGGTCTCCGGCAGCCTTTCCGAGTCCGATCCCAAGCTGGACGACGGCTCGTACTACGACCAGTACGTCTACCGCGGCCGCGCGGGCGAGCAGGTGACGGTGACGCTGCGGTCCAGCGCCTTCGACAGCTACCTGTCCGTGGGGACGCTGAACGGCGGCACCTTCACCTCCAGCGCGACGGACGACGACGGCGCGGGCGGCACCGACTCGCGGGTGAGCGTGGCCGTGCCCGCGGGCGGGGTGCTGGTGATCCGCGCCAATTCGCTCGCGGGGGGCTCCACCGGCGCGTACACCATCCAGGTGGAGTCGGGCGGCGGCGGCGCGGCGCCGGGGCCGGTGCAGCGCCCGCAGCCGGGCGGCGGCGGGGGCGGCAGCGGCGGCACCATCTCCGCGGGACAGACGGTGCGCGGCGAGCTCACCAGCAGCGACATGCGCCTGGGGGACAACTCGTACGCCGACGACTACCGCTACACCGGCAGCGCGGGCGACCAGCTCGTCATCACCCTGCGCTCCACCGCATTCGACACCTACCTGGCGTGGGGCACCGGCTCCGGAAGCTCCTTCAACTCCGAGAAGACGGACGACGACGGCGCCGGCGGCACCGACTCGCAGATCACCGTGACCGTGGGGAGCAGCGGCACCTACACCATCCGCGCCAACTCGCTGGCGGCCAACTCCACCGGGGCCTACACCCTGAGCGTGGAGCGCACGGGCGGCGGCGGGGGTGGCGGAGGAGGCGGCGGCGGGACGCGGTCGCGCGGCGGGGCGATCCGCGCGGGCGAGACCGTCTCCGGCCGGCTGGAGGGTTCCGATCCCAAGCTGCCCGACAACTCGTACTACGACACCTACGTCTACCAGGGCACGCCGGGCGAGCAGATCATCATCACCCTCACCTCCGGCGACTTCGACACGTACCTGCGCTGGGGGCGGATGCAGGGGCAGCAGTTCCAGCTCCTGGGCACCGACGACGACGCGGCCGGCGGCACCAACTCGCGGATGCAGGTGACGCTGGACCAGAGCGGGACGTACGCCATCCAGGCCAACTCGCTCGCCGCCAACGTCACCGGCACCTACACCCTGGCCGTGGAGCGCGCGAGCGGCGCGACCCCCAGCGGCGCGCAGACGATCGCGATGGGCCAGACGGTGAACGGCCGGCTGGACGCGTCGGACCCGAAGCTGAGCGACAACTCGTACTACGACCTGTACGTGTACCGCGGGCGGCCGGGCGAGCAGGTGATGGTGACGATGCGCTCCAGCGACTTCGACACGTACATGGCGTGGGGGCGCCTGGCGGGGAACCGCTTCGACGCCATCGCCCGCGACGACGACAGCGGCGGCGGCACCAACTCGCAGCTCATCGCCACCGTGGGCGCCAGCGGCATCTACGCGGTGCAGGCCAACTCGCTGGCGGCGGGCGCCACGGGCTCGTACACGCTCACGGTGCAGCCGGTGAGCGCCACGGCCCAGCAGCAGACGACCGCCCCGGCCGGCGCCGTGACGGTGACCGCGGGCCAGACGATCAACGGCCAGCTCACGCCGTCGGACCCGATGCTCTCCGACAGCTCGTACTACGACCAGTACGTGTACCGCGGCAGCCCCGGCGACCGGCTGCAGATCACCATGCGCTCCAGCGACTTCGACACCTACCTGCGCTGGGGCCGGCTGGAGGGCGGGCGGCTTGAGGCGGAGGTGAACGACGACGACGGCGGCGGCGGCACCAACGCGCAGGCCACCGTCACGGTGGGCGGCACGGGGGTGTACGTGATCCAGGCCAACGCCTTCGAGCCGCGCAAGACGGGGAGCTACACGCTGTCCATCCAGCGCCTCTCCGCCGCCCCGGCGCAGACGGCGGCCGAGGAGCGCACGGCGGGGCAGAACAAGTGGCTGTACGCCTCCAGCGAGCCCACCACCCCCGCGCTGCGCACCCTGAACCAGCGCATCAAGCAGGCGGGGATGATGGAGCGCTTCACGGAGTCGCTCAACTCGAACCGGAACCTCCCCACCCTGCCGCGCAGCGTGTCCGTGCGCACGGCCCAGTGCGGCAACGTGAACGCGTCGTACAGCCCGCGCCTGGGCTCCGTGACGATGTGCTACGAGATGCTCAACCACCTGGCCAACATCTTCGTGCGCGACGGGCAGTGGACGCAGGCGCAGGCCGAGGCGGTGGACGGCGCCGTCAACTTCATCATGTACCACGAGGTGGGCCACGCCCTGGTGGACGTGATGGACCTGCCGATCACGGGGCGCGAGGAGGACGCGGTGGACCAGCTCGCCACCTACATCCTGATCGGGAGCGGCGAAAAGGGTGCGCAGGCCGCCTTCAACGGCGTGCTGGCCGTGCAGCCGGGCGAGAACGCGGTGTTCAACAACTCGGACTTCGCGGACGAGCACTCACTGGGGCCGCAGCGCCTCTTCAACATCGCCTGCTGGGTGTACGGCTCCGACCCGCAGAAGTACTCGCGCATCGTGACGGGCGGCATGCTTCCGCGCGAGCGCGCGGCGCGCTGCCCGGGCGAGTACCAGCGCATGTCCAAGGCGTGGGAGCGCCTGCTCTCCGCCAACCGCAACGCGCGCTGATTCTGGTTAGCGGGATAAAAGCTGGTCTCACGCGGAGACGCGGAGGCGCGGGGAGGGTCCTCTCCGCGCCTCCGCGCTTCTGCGTGTGATACCGTCTCGACAGAAGTCTCGTGCAATCCCAAAGGATCAAGATGTCACGCAAAGGCGCCAAGACGCGAAGGAAAGACACGAATTCACTTTCTTTGCGTCTTCGCGCCTTTGCGTGAGACCATTTCCTCCGATACACACGGATTCGTGGGAAACGGGCAGGAGTGTTCTGTTACCGCGCCAGGGGCTGGGTGAGCTCGGTGCGCCAGGTGGTGGGGTCGGGATCGGATTCGGGGCCGGAGACGTAGGATTCCCAAAGGTCCGCGCCCGGCTCGTGTCCGTTGGCGCGCATCCAGGCGTGCAGCTCGCTCCATGCGCCGGGGAGCCCCTCAAAGGGGCCGTGATAGGTCGTCCGCGCGACGGTAGCGGACGGGAGCCGGCCGGCGCGCACGCGGCCACTCTCCGCGATCTCTCCCGGCACCGGCAGCCCGACCTCGAGGTCGAAGGTGTCCGGGTCCAT encodes the following:
- a CDS encoding L,D-transpeptidase, with the protein product MRYATHIIRATCAALLAFAAPASAQDGARAGEDTSRVAANTDAGSRPRGLVTTDELIADRLRRMGVVNPDPAPRRPTSRADSLAWERHRRAANNATGRRIVISIFDRRLWLIDGADTLLSAPAGVGMGMVKSTGGRLIDFSTPRGRRTVIKMEEDPLWIPPDWHYQSMADRVRQFPDGGVALKDGGRVIRRGVNLGILKDGEFEILPQEHPLMWDGIMYIPPFGTINRRVPEVLGKFKLDTGDGYFIHGTNDPIAIGFPATHGCIRLDEEPLTFLYENTTVGTPVYIY
- the deoC gene encoding deoxyribose-phosphate aldolase, which codes for MATQPSRLVAVPTGASHTVEEEGRNPGVPLDLDWVSSVRVNRSAVERRASTLPGRRTVKKQWQAAWLLRAITLMDLTTLSGDDTPGTVRRLCAKARQPLRPDLLGALGAEELTIRCGAVCVYHRFVATAVEALSGSGIPVAAVSTGFPAGLSPFKQRVEEIHASVADGAEEIDIVITREHVLTGNWQALYDEVKAFREACGAAHLKAILATGELATLRNVARASVVAMMAGADFIKTSTGKESRNAELPVGLVMARCIREYRDRTGHEVGFKPAGGIKTAKQSLDWLMMMKEELGRRWLEADRFRFGASSLLNDIERQLEHHVTGRYSASHRHPMA
- a CDS encoding DUF4344 domain-containing metallopeptidase, which produces MRFATSATRRALLCAAVLCSLPAALAAQPGTAIRAGQTVSGSLSESDPKLDDGSYYDQYVYRGRAGEQVTVTLRSSAFDSYLSVGTLNGGTFTSSATDDDGAGGTDSRVSVAVPAGGVLVIRANSLAGGSTGAYTIQVESGGGGAAPGPVQRPQPGGGGGGSGGTISAGQTVRGELTSSDMRLGDNSYADDYRYTGSAGDQLVITLRSTAFDTYLAWGTGSGSSFNSEKTDDDGAGGTDSQITVTVGSSGTYTIRANSLAANSTGAYTLSVERTGGGGGGGGGGGGTRSRGGAIRAGETVSGRLEGSDPKLPDNSYYDTYVYQGTPGEQIIITLTSGDFDTYLRWGRMQGQQFQLLGTDDDAAGGTNSRMQVTLDQSGTYAIQANSLAANVTGTYTLAVERASGATPSGAQTIAMGQTVNGRLDASDPKLSDNSYYDLYVYRGRPGEQVMVTMRSSDFDTYMAWGRLAGNRFDAIARDDDSGGGTNSQLIATVGASGIYAVQANSLAAGATGSYTLTVQPVSATAQQQTTAPAGAVTVTAGQTINGQLTPSDPMLSDSSYYDQYVYRGSPGDRLQITMRSSDFDTYLRWGRLEGGRLEAEVNDDDGGGGTNAQATVTVGGTGVYVIQANAFEPRKTGSYTLSIQRLSAAPAQTAAEERTAGQNKWLYASSEPTTPALRTLNQRIKQAGMMERFTESLNSNRNLPTLPRSVSVRTAQCGNVNASYSPRLGSVTMCYEMLNHLANIFVRDGQWTQAQAEAVDGAVNFIMYHEVGHALVDVMDLPITGREEDAVDQLATYILIGSGEKGAQAAFNGVLAVQPGENAVFNNSDFADEHSLGPQRLFNIACWVYGSDPQKYSRIVTGGMLPRERAARCPGEYQRMSKAWERLLSANRNAR
- a CDS encoding GyrI-like domain-containing protein — encoded protein: MIDTPQIVQAQARNTAIIRLTVPRQEIRNVMGPAMGELKSAVAAQGVTPDGPMFTHHLRMDPDTFDLEVGLPVPGEIAESGRVRAGRLPSATVARTTYHGPFEGLPGAWSELHAWMRANGHEPGADLWESYVSGPESDPDPTTWRTELTQPLAR